From Shewanella psychrophila, a single genomic window includes:
- the rpsK gene encoding 30S ribosomal protein S11, producing MAKSPSRSPRKRVRKQVADGMAHIHASFNNTIITITDRQGNALSWATSGGSGFRGSRKSTPFAAQVAAERAGVAAQDYGVKNLEVFVKGPGPGRESAIRALNSVGYKITNITDVTPIPHNGCRPPKKRRV from the coding sequence ATGGCTAAAAGTCCGTCACGTTCTCCGCGCAAGCGCGTACGTAAACAGGTTGCTGATGGTATGGCTCATATCCATGCGTCTTTCAACAACACAATTATTACCATTACTGATCGTCAAGGTAATGCACTATCTTGGGCAACTTCAGGTGGTTCAGGTTTCCGTGGTTCACGTAAATCTACTCCTTTTGCTGCACAGGTTGCTGCTGAGCGTGCAGGTGTTGCTGCTCAGGATTACGGTGTTAAAAACCTTGAAGTTTTTGTAAAGGGTCCAGGTCCAGGACGCGAATCTGCGATTCGTGCACTGAATTCGGTTGGTTACAAGATAACTAACATTACCGATGTGACGCCTATCCCTCATAATGGTTGTCGTCCTCCTAAGAAACGTCGCGTTTAA
- the rpsD gene encoding 30S ribosomal protein S4, whose protein sequence is MARYLGPKLKLSRREGTDLFLKSGVRAIDSKCKLETAPGQHGARKTRLSEYGVQLREKQKVRRTYGVLEKQFRNYYKDAARQKGNTGENLLTLLETRLDNVVYRMGFGATRAESRQLVSHKSIMVNGSVVNIPSFKVSANDVISIREKSKKQARIMAALEVSSQREKPTWVEVDNTKMEGAFKRLPERSDLSAEINEQLIVELYSK, encoded by the coding sequence ATGGCAAGATACTTGGGTCCAAAGCTCAAGCTCAGCCGCAGAGAAGGTACAGACCTTTTCCTAAAAAGCGGCGTGAGAGCAATCGATTCGAAGTGTAAGCTTGAAACTGCACCTGGACAACACGGCGCTCGTAAGACCCGCCTGTCTGAGTATGGTGTTCAGCTACGCGAGAAACAAAAAGTTCGTCGTACTTATGGTGTGCTAGAAAAGCAATTCCGTAACTACTACAAAGACGCTGCACGTCAAAAAGGTAACACAGGTGAGAATCTGCTTACTCTTTTAGAAACCCGTCTTGATAACGTTGTTTACCGTATGGGTTTTGGTGCTACACGCGCTGAATCACGTCAACTAGTTAGCCATAAGTCAATTATGGTTAATGGCAGCGTTGTTAACATTCCATCATTCAAAGTGTCTGCGAATGATGTAATTAGCATTCGTGAGAAGTCTAAGAAGCAAGCGCGTATTATGGCTGCTTTGGAAGTTTCTTCTCAACGCGAAAAGCCGACATGGGTTGAAGTTGATAACACTAAGATGGAAGGTGCTTTCAAGCGTCTACCTGAGCGTAGTGATTTATCTGCGGAAATTAACGAACAGCTTATCGTCGAACTTTACTCTAAGTAA
- a CDS encoding DNA-directed RNA polymerase subunit alpha, whose amino-acid sequence MQGSVTEFLRPRLVDIEQVNPTRAKVTLEPLERGFGHTLGNALRRILLSSMPGCAVTEVEIDGVLHEYSSKEGVQEDILEILLNLKGLAVVIEGKDEAMLTLSKSGAGPVTAADITHDGDVTIMNPEHVVCHLTGNNEISMRIRVERGRGYVPASARAQTEDDDRPIGRLLVDASFSPVARIAYNVEAARVEQRTDLDKLVIDMTTNGTIDPEEAIRRSATILAEQLDAFVELRDVTEPEQKEEKPEFDPILLRPVDDLELTVRSANCLKAEAIHYIGDLVQRTEVELLKTPNLGKKSLTEIKDVLASRGLSLGMRLENWPPASLVDDL is encoded by the coding sequence ATGCAGGGTTCTGTTACAGAATTTCTTAGACCGCGTCTCGTTGATATCGAGCAGGTTAATCCAACACGTGCCAAAGTTACACTTGAGCCGCTTGAACGTGGTTTTGGTCACACTTTAGGTAACGCGTTGCGTCGTATCCTATTGTCGTCTATGCCAGGCTGCGCGGTAACCGAAGTAGAGATTGATGGTGTACTGCATGAATACAGTAGCAAGGAAGGCGTGCAAGAGGATATCCTTGAGATCCTACTAAACCTTAAAGGTTTGGCAGTAGTGATCGAAGGGAAAGACGAAGCTATGCTTACTTTAAGTAAGTCAGGCGCAGGCCCTGTTACTGCAGCAGATATCACCCATGATGGTGATGTTACAATCATGAATCCTGAGCATGTTGTCTGTCATCTGACAGGTAACAATGAAATCAGCATGCGTATCCGCGTAGAGCGTGGTCGTGGTTATGTACCGGCTTCAGCCCGTGCACAAACCGAAGACGATGATCGTCCTATTGGTCGCTTGTTGGTTGATGCTTCTTTCTCGCCTGTCGCTCGTATAGCCTACAATGTAGAAGCTGCACGTGTTGAACAGCGTACTGACTTAGATAAACTCGTTATCGATATGACCACAAACGGTACTATTGATCCTGAGGAAGCTATCCGTCGTTCTGCAACCATCTTGGCTGAACAGCTAGATGCATTTGTTGAGCTACGTGATGTGACTGAGCCAGAGCAGAAAGAAGAAAAGCCAGAGTTCGATCCGATTCTGTTGCGTCCTGTGGACGATTTAGAGCTAACTGTACGTTCAGCTAACTGTTTGAAGGCTGAAGCGATTCATTATATCGGAGATCTGGTACAGCGCACTGAAGTTGAGCTGCTGAAGACACCTAACTTAGGTAAGAAATCTCTTACCGAAATTAAGGATGTTTTGGCTTCTCGCGGACTGTCGTTGGGTATGCGTCTAGAAAACTGGCCTCCAGCCAGCCTAGTCGACGACCTTTAA
- the rplQ gene encoding 50S ribosomal protein L17 produces MRHRKSGRQLNRNSSHRQAMFRNMASSLVRHEVIKTTVAKAKELRRVVEPLITLAKSDSVANRRLAFARTRDAEVVGKLFNELGPRYQERPGGYTRILKCGLRTGDKAPMAYIELVGRPEAAEAVEADDAE; encoded by the coding sequence ATGCGCCATCGTAAGAGTGGTCGTCAACTAAACCGTAACAGCAGTCATCGCCAAGCTATGTTCCGTAACATGGCAAGCTCTTTAGTCCGTCACGAAGTGATCAAGACTACTGTAGCTAAAGCGAAAGAACTGCGTCGCGTAGTTGAACCTCTAATAACGCTTGCTAAGAGTGATAGCGTTGCAAATCGCCGTTTGGCATTTGCTCGTACTCGCGACGCTGAAGTCGTAGGTAAGTTATTTAATGAATTGGGTCCACGCTACCAGGAACGTCCTGGTGGATATACCCGCATCCTTAAGTGCGGTCTACGTACTGGTGATAAAGCGCCTATGGCGTATATTGAACTAGTAGGTCGCCCTGAAGCTGCAGAAGCTGTTGAAGCTGACGACGCTGAGTAA
- a CDS encoding ABC transporter substrate-binding protein, whose protein sequence is MRATVLLLLVIYVLAGGQATAASILIIESYHKEYAWDKSYNRGIKSIVDENNTFTHFYMDTKTLPIEQFPKQANLAWQTYLKLKPDLVVLCDDNAISLLSHRFGLTDVPVVFLGLNSNPRDYGLTKLSNFTGVLERPILKRSIILAEQILPDKSEKKILVIFDNSKTSKASIEPISPDLAAISIGKVTVDFKLLKQVVEWQELVSNAKKNGYDALFVGLYHTLVDAEQQHVLPNEVILWTQQNAPIPHFGFWDFSIGAQRNIGGYVLDGYLHGQLAGKLISQILQGKSPNQLTYEFDRQGRYLFSLEGLKRWQLELPQRVSTQSHWTK, encoded by the coding sequence ATGCGCGCGACAGTTCTCTTATTGCTTGTGATATATGTCCTAGCAGGAGGACAAGCAACTGCGGCATCGATTTTAATTATTGAGAGCTATCATAAAGAGTATGCTTGGGATAAAAGCTACAATCGTGGCATAAAATCGATTGTAGATGAAAACAACACATTTACACATTTCTATATGGATACCAAAACCCTCCCTATTGAGCAGTTTCCTAAGCAAGCAAACTTAGCCTGGCAAACATACCTCAAACTAAAACCAGATCTAGTGGTTCTCTGTGATGACAACGCCATAAGCTTGTTATCACATAGATTTGGACTGACGGATGTCCCGGTTGTATTTCTTGGGCTCAATAGCAACCCGAGAGATTATGGTTTAACTAAACTGTCTAACTTCACCGGCGTCCTAGAGCGGCCAATATTGAAACGCTCCATTATTCTAGCCGAACAAATATTGCCTGATAAATCAGAAAAAAAAATATTGGTCATATTTGATAACAGTAAGACCTCCAAAGCTTCTATCGAGCCTATCAGTCCGGATTTAGCAGCCATTAGCATTGGCAAGGTTACTGTTGATTTTAAGCTTCTAAAGCAAGTTGTAGAATGGCAAGAGCTTGTCAGCAATGCTAAGAAAAATGGCTACGATGCCCTCTTCGTTGGCCTCTATCACACCCTAGTCGATGCTGAACAGCAGCATGTTCTCCCAAATGAAGTCATTCTTTGGACCCAACAAAATGCACCTATACCCCACTTCGGTTTCTGGGATTTTTCAATAGGGGCTCAAAGGAATATAGGAGGTTACGTCTTAGATGGCTATCTTCATGGGCAGCTTGCAGGGAAACTTATCTCACAGATCTTACAGGGCAAGAGTCCAAATCAGCTCACCTATGAGTTCGATAGGCAGGGCCGCTATCTGTTTAGCTTAGAAGGCCTTAAACGATGGCAACTTGAACTCCCTCAGAGGGTGAGCACACAGAGTCATTGGACAAAATGA
- the ccmE gene encoding cytochrome c maturation protein CcmE has protein sequence MNTRRKKRLALAVALIGGVAAIASLLLYALNSNLNLFYTPTEIVQGKKDTGVLPEIGQRIRVGGMVTMGSMVRDPDSLHVEFAVHDSLGGEIIVTYDDLLPDLFREGQGIVAQGVLIEGGKLQATEVLAKHDENYMPPEVAEAMGQTHEKLDYKTEQKSGY, from the coding sequence GTGAACACAAGACGTAAAAAGAGACTAGCTCTAGCAGTAGCCTTAATAGGTGGTGTAGCCGCAATAGCATCATTATTACTGTATGCATTAAACTCAAACTTAAACCTTTTCTATACTCCGACAGAAATAGTGCAAGGTAAGAAAGATACCGGAGTTTTACCCGAAATTGGCCAGCGCATACGCGTAGGCGGTATGGTCACCATGGGGTCTATGGTGAGAGATCCTGACAGCTTGCATGTTGAGTTTGCCGTTCATGATTCCTTAGGCGGTGAGATCATAGTGACTTATGACGATCTACTACCAGATCTTTTCCGTGAAGGCCAAGGCATCGTCGCTCAGGGTGTTTTAATAGAAGGTGGCAAGTTGCAGGCAACTGAAGTACTCGCTAAGCATGATGAAAACTACATGCCTCCCGAAGTAGCCGAAGCTATGGGGCAAACTCATGAGAAACTAGATTACAAGACAGAGCAAAAAAGTGGTTACTAG
- the ccmD gene encoding heme exporter protein CcmD, producing the protein MQFDSLSDFFNMGGYAFYVWLAYGVTFGSLAILVIQSMGQKRKVLTEIAKKIQREERLKENRSNK; encoded by the coding sequence ATGCAATTTGATTCATTGAGTGATTTTTTTAATATGGGAGGCTACGCCTTCTATGTATGGCTGGCATATGGCGTAACATTTGGTTCGTTAGCCATCCTCGTCATACAGAGTATGGGTCAGAAACGTAAAGTGTTGACTGAAATAGCAAAGAAAATTCAGCGAGAAGAACGCCTAAAAGAAAACCGGAGTAATAAATAG
- a CDS encoding heme ABC transporter permease: MWKWLHSYADPERAYNLSGKLLPWFAMLAIALIGIGSVWGLVFAPSDYQQGDSYRIIFIHVPAASMSMAAYMGMATSAFIGLVWQIKSADWAAAAIAPIGAVITFIALITGATWGKPMWGTWWVWDARLTAELVLLFLYLGVIALYASFEDKVLAARAAGILAIVGVINIPIIKYSVEWWSSLHQPSTIRITEKSTMPTEMLYPLLINILGFGMMIGAITLIRFRSEVLARNSMRPWVRTLAKAQGVK; encoded by the coding sequence ATGTGGAAATGGCTACATAGTTACGCGGATCCAGAGCGCGCGTATAACCTTTCTGGAAAACTCCTCCCTTGGTTCGCTATGCTAGCGATTGCCCTGATAGGTATAGGGTCAGTGTGGGGCTTGGTTTTTGCACCTAGTGATTATCAGCAGGGTGATAGTTACCGAATCATCTTCATTCATGTTCCTGCAGCCTCAATGTCTATGGCGGCCTATATGGGCATGGCAACGTCTGCATTTATCGGCCTAGTATGGCAGATAAAATCGGCCGATTGGGCCGCAGCAGCCATTGCCCCCATAGGAGCTGTGATCACCTTCATCGCTTTAATCACTGGCGCAACCTGGGGCAAACCTATGTGGGGGACTTGGTGGGTGTGGGATGCACGTTTAACAGCCGAGTTGGTCCTGCTATTTCTTTATCTGGGTGTTATTGCGCTTTATGCCTCTTTTGAAGACAAGGTATTAGCAGCAAGAGCGGCTGGAATATTAGCTATAGTTGGTGTGATTAACATCCCGATAATTAAGTACTCAGTTGAATGGTGGAGCTCTCTACATCAACCTTCAACTATTAGAATTACAGAGAAATCGACTATGCCAACTGAAATGCTTTATCCACTACTGATAAACATCTTAGGTTTCGGCATGATGATAGGCGCAATAACCTTGATCCGTTTCAGATCTGAAGTTTTGGCACGTAACAGTATGCGACCTTGGGTTCGTACTCTAGCTAAAGCCCAAGGAGTTAAGTAA
- the ccmB gene encoding heme exporter protein CcmB, with protein MKKGISFRQAFFTLLKRDLQIAIRHKGDIFNPLLFFILVVTLFPLAIGPEPKILSRVAPGIIWVAALLASMLSLERLFKADYVDGSLEQMLLSPQPLPLMVLAKVLAHWLLTGVPLILVAPLLAVLLHLDGNSYGALMATLALGTPVLSLLGAIGVALTVGLHKGGVLLSLLILPLYIPVLIFATTAIDAAGLNLPYDGHLAIIAAMLVGSLTLAPFAIGASLRVSTN; from the coding sequence ATGAAAAAAGGCATCAGCTTCAGACAAGCATTTTTTACTCTACTGAAACGCGATTTACAGATAGCGATCCGACATAAGGGTGACATTTTCAATCCACTGCTGTTTTTTATCCTAGTCGTCACCTTATTTCCACTGGCCATAGGACCCGAGCCAAAAATATTATCCAGAGTCGCCCCAGGCATAATTTGGGTCGCAGCCTTGTTAGCCTCTATGTTGTCATTAGAGCGATTATTTAAGGCAGATTATGTCGATGGTAGCCTTGAACAGATGCTACTAAGCCCACAACCTTTACCTTTGATGGTGCTAGCAAAAGTTTTAGCTCATTGGCTATTAACTGGGGTTCCATTAATTCTAGTCGCACCGCTTTTAGCCGTATTACTTCATTTAGACGGCAATAGTTATGGTGCCCTGATGGCAACTTTAGCCTTAGGAACACCTGTATTGAGTCTACTCGGGGCTATTGGTGTCGCATTAACCGTAGGACTACATAAAGGCGGTGTGCTACTTAGCTTACTCATCTTACCTTTATATATTCCCGTATTAATCTTTGCCACGACAGCCATAGATGCTGCCGGGTTGAATCTACCTTATGATGGCCATCTCGCTATAATTGCTGCGATGCTGGTCGGTTCATTAACGTTAGCACCTTTCGCAATTGGTGCATCTTTAAGAGTGAGTACAAACTAA
- the ccmA gene encoding cytochrome c biogenesis heme-transporting ATPase CcmA produces MTKTLISAKELTCIREERILFDELSFDITEGEIVQIEGPNGSGKTSLLRILAGLSRPYAGDVHYKNQEINRYRDEYNEDLLYIGHLAGVKSELTAEENLNFNLRISGYDDFNTQDILAKVNLAGFEEALAGHLSAGQHRRTALARLWHTNCKIWLLDEPFTAIDKKGVEELEHLFLEHAKRGGCVILTTHQDMGIIHDDILRKISLEYRFV; encoded by the coding sequence ATGACAAAGACCTTAATTTCGGCCAAGGAATTGACCTGTATTCGCGAGGAACGCATCTTATTCGATGAGCTTAGCTTCGACATTACTGAAGGTGAGATTGTTCAAATTGAAGGCCCAAACGGCTCAGGTAAAACGAGTCTACTTAGGATCCTCGCAGGTCTTTCACGCCCCTATGCTGGTGATGTCCATTATAAAAATCAAGAGATAAACCGCTATAGAGACGAATACAACGAGGACCTGCTCTATATAGGTCATCTTGCAGGCGTTAAGAGTGAGTTAACCGCAGAGGAAAATCTTAACTTCAATTTAAGAATTAGTGGTTATGATGACTTCAATACTCAAGATATTCTCGCCAAGGTAAACCTAGCTGGCTTTGAAGAAGCACTCGCAGGACATCTTTCTGCTGGACAGCATAGACGCACAGCCTTGGCTAGACTCTGGCATACCAATTGTAAAATTTGGTTGTTAGACGAACCTTTTACAGCCATCGACAAGAAAGGCGTTGAAGAACTTGAACATCTGTTTCTTGAACACGCTAAACGTGGCGGATGTGTCATCTTAACGACACACCAAGATATGGGAATTATCCATGACGATATTCTCCGAAAGATCAGCCTTGAATATCGCTTTGTATAA
- a CDS encoding c-type cytochrome — protein MKKLLAMTAVAALTLSANAFAQEGKAVYDKACHICHSMGVAGAPKSHDAAAWAPRLELGLDTLVSTVKTGKGAMPPGGMCTDCTDEDYKNAIEYMSK, from the coding sequence ATGAAAAAATTGTTAGCTATGACTGCGGTCGCTGCTTTGACTTTGTCTGCAAACGCATTTGCACAAGAAGGTAAGGCTGTATACGACAAGGCATGCCATATATGCCACAGCATGGGTGTCGCTGGCGCTCCCAAATCACACGATGCTGCTGCTTGGGCACCTCGCCTTGAACTAGGACTCGATACATTAGTATCTACAGTGAAAACTGGTAAAGGCGCAATGCCACCAGGTGGCATGTGTACTGATTGTACCGATGAAGATTACAAAAACGCTATCGAGTACATGTCTAAGTAA
- the ccmI gene encoding c-type cytochrome biogenesis protein CcmI, giving the protein MTTLWIFIALFVLVSLALIWFPHFRQHKMLQAEEAGVRKQTNLELFNNRLVILEKELEEELLDQGEFDILKKELEISLLQDMKQGEDESLVNKVKPKGLLWPTLMSVVILGLSGYFYSTLGAYAKLDQPAQANPHAGMDADQIMQQRLQIMEAQAKSEPENSQLLFSLGHMYISASRYNDAISTFDQAMELVGTHAELLGPKATAMYYRANQQMTPAIQAIIDQSLALDPEDPSTLLLKGMDAFFTAHYQMAIDAWQAILDSERSDVDRSAIINAIDSAKMRMQAETGEIPDDAAHASVKAVVKSVNVEVSVSDKLAEQVGSSDMLFIFARSTEGPKVPLAAVKVSAKSLPATITLDDSTSMGGDVKLSGAKNVEIIAVLSKHGSVKPQTGDLQGRLAMVKVGDTVQLVIDTQVK; this is encoded by the coding sequence ATGACCACTCTCTGGATTTTTATTGCGCTTTTTGTGTTAGTCAGCCTAGCGCTGATTTGGTTTCCTCATTTTCGTCAGCATAAGATGTTGCAGGCGGAAGAAGCAGGTGTTCGTAAACAAACGAACCTTGAACTGTTTAACAATCGTCTCGTCATTCTAGAGAAAGAACTAGAAGAAGAACTGCTTGATCAAGGTGAATTTGATATCTTGAAGAAAGAGTTAGAGATAAGTCTCCTTCAGGATATGAAACAAGGGGAAGATGAATCCCTGGTCAACAAGGTCAAACCTAAAGGTTTATTATGGCCTACGTTAATGTCTGTGGTTATCCTAGGGCTTTCTGGATACTTCTATTCAACACTTGGCGCCTATGCAAAACTAGATCAACCAGCTCAAGCAAACCCACATGCAGGAATGGATGCCGATCAAATTATGCAGCAACGTCTGCAAATAATGGAAGCTCAAGCTAAATCTGAACCTGAAAATAGCCAACTTCTCTTTAGCCTTGGTCACATGTATATCTCTGCGAGCCGTTACAACGATGCTATATCAACATTTGATCAGGCTATGGAACTCGTTGGTACCCATGCCGAGTTACTGGGTCCAAAAGCAACCGCCATGTACTACAGGGCGAACCAACAAATGACACCAGCCATCCAGGCTATTATCGATCAATCTTTAGCCCTAGATCCCGAAGACCCATCGACTCTATTGCTTAAAGGTATGGACGCCTTCTTTACTGCTCACTATCAAATGGCAATAGATGCTTGGCAAGCCATACTCGACAGCGAAAGAAGTGATGTCGATCGAAGTGCGATCATCAATGCTATCGATAGTGCCAAGATGAGAATGCAGGCTGAGACAGGTGAAATTCCTGATGACGCAGCACACGCAAGTGTTAAAGCTGTGGTCAAAAGCGTAAACGTTGAAGTTTCTGTGTCTGATAAGCTCGCCGAGCAAGTAGGTAGTTCAGATATGCTATTCATCTTTGCTCGGAGCACAGAAGGCCCCAAAGTCCCTCTAGCGGCAGTAAAGGTCTCGGCTAAATCATTACCAGCCACAATCACCTTAGATGACAGCACTTCTATGGGTGGTGACGTGAAGCTAAGTGGTGCTAAAAATGTCGAGATAATTGCAGTACTCTCTAAGCACGGTAGTGTGAAACCTCAGACCGGTGACCTTCAGGGTCGACTTGCCATGGTTAAAGTCGGTGATACAGTCCAGCTTGTCATAGACACGCAAGTTAAATAG
- a CDS encoding heme lyase CcmF/NrfE family subunit: MIPELGHLSLIIGLAFAFLLASVPLIGVARKDQYLVRYAWPLSYGMFFFIFLSVIVLGYSFAVDDFSVAYVAHHSNSQLPIFFKIAAVWGGHEGSLLFWVFALSGWTAAVAYFSKSLEEVFTARVLSVLAFIVIGFALFMVLTSNPFERLFPIPMEGRDLNPMLQDVGLIFHPPMLYLGYVGFSVSFAFAISALMGGSLDSAWARWSRPWTLAAWVFLTGGISLGSWWAYYELGWGGWWFWDPVENASFMPWLVGTALLHSVIVTEKRAAFRNWTVLLSITAFSLSLLGTFIVRSGVLTSVHSFAADPSRGMFILLLLGLAVGGSLTLFAFRASQMKSPARFDLWSRETMLLICNILLTVACGTVLLGTLYPLLIDALNMGKISVGPPYFNAVFVPIVLVLFVFMGIGPNIRWKRAKPGAMKAKVLVPAIVAIIAGLAAPFLADGKFNFWVVLGIGTATWVTLMTLRAGYDLIKSKDGSLSLVRLSRSQLGMIIAHLGIAVSVVGGTMVSNYSIEKSVRMGPGISQELAGYTFNYLETKNVVGPNYTALQGQIEVSKDGEFITLLKPDRRQYNVRTMDMTEAGIDWGLFRDLYVTMGDPISSTEFAVRLNYKPFVRWLWFGSIFMMVGGFFAASDKRYRTKKTTQTSKLDAEKAKLATA; encoded by the coding sequence ATGATCCCAGAATTAGGACACCTCTCGCTGATAATCGGTTTGGCTTTTGCCTTCCTTTTAGCTAGCGTTCCTTTAATTGGTGTTGCACGCAAAGACCAATACCTAGTGCGATATGCTTGGCCACTAAGTTACGGTATGTTCTTTTTTATCTTCCTATCCGTTATTGTTCTAGGCTACAGCTTTGCGGTTGATGACTTCTCGGTTGCTTATGTAGCGCATCACTCAAACTCTCAGTTACCTATCTTCTTTAAGATAGCAGCTGTTTGGGGGGGGCATGAAGGTTCTTTACTCTTCTGGGTGTTTGCCCTTTCAGGCTGGACTGCTGCGGTCGCCTATTTTAGTAAAAGCTTAGAAGAGGTATTTACCGCTAGAGTGCTATCTGTGCTGGCCTTTATAGTCATTGGCTTTGCATTATTCATGGTTTTGACCTCCAATCCTTTCGAGCGTTTATTTCCGATCCCTATGGAAGGCCGTGATCTGAACCCAATGTTGCAAGATGTTGGTCTGATCTTCCATCCTCCTATGCTATATCTTGGTTATGTTGGCTTCTCGGTTAGTTTTGCCTTCGCGATTTCAGCCTTAATGGGTGGTAGTCTCGATTCTGCATGGGCACGCTGGAGCCGACCATGGACTTTAGCGGCTTGGGTATTCCTGACTGGTGGTATCTCTCTCGGTTCTTGGTGGGCATACTATGAACTTGGCTGGGGTGGTTGGTGGTTCTGGGATCCAGTTGAGAATGCTTCATTCATGCCTTGGTTAGTTGGTACTGCATTACTTCATTCGGTTATTGTGACCGAGAAACGTGCGGCATTTCGTAATTGGACCGTACTGCTCTCTATCACAGCTTTCTCGTTAAGCCTGTTAGGTACTTTTATTGTTCGTTCCGGCGTACTTACATCGGTGCACTCTTTTGCCGCAGACCCTAGTCGAGGCATGTTTATTCTATTGCTATTAGGTTTAGCTGTGGGTGGCTCATTGACACTATTTGCTTTCAGAGCGAGTCAAATGAAGAGTCCTGCGCGTTTCGATCTATGGTCTAGAGAAACAATGCTGCTTATCTGTAATATTTTACTTACTGTAGCATGTGGCACCGTACTACTTGGTACCCTCTACCCGTTACTCATAGATGCATTAAATATGGGTAAGATCTCAGTAGGACCTCCATATTTTAACGCCGTGTTTGTACCAATTGTCCTAGTGCTATTCGTATTTATGGGTATAGGTCCAAATATTCGCTGGAAGAGAGCTAAACCTGGTGCCATGAAGGCGAAAGTATTGGTACCTGCAATTGTTGCTATTATAGCGGGCCTAGCTGCACCATTCCTGGCAGATGGTAAGTTTAACTTTTGGGTTGTACTAGGAATCGGTACGGCGACTTGGGTTACGCTTATGACGCTTAGAGCGGGATACGATCTAATTAAGTCGAAAGATGGCTCACTGAGTTTAGTTCGTCTAAGCCGTAGTCAACTGGGTATGATCATCGCTCATTTAGGTATAGCCGTATCGGTTGTGGGTGGCACTATGGTGTCCAACTACTCCATCGAAAAGAGTGTACGCATGGGACCTGGTATCAGCCAAGAGCTGGCGGGTTACACCTTTAATTACCTCGAAACTAAGAATGTTGTTGGGCCAAACTATACGGCTCTACAAGGACAGATTGAAGTGTCTAAAGATGGTGAGTTCATCACCTTGCTAAAGCCGGATCGCCGCCAGTACAATGTACGTACTATGGATATGACAGAAGCTGGTATCGACTGGGGACTCTTCCGTGATCTATACGTCACTATGGGGGATCCAATCAGCAGTACTGAATTTGCAGTTCGCTTGAACTATAAGCCATTTGTTCGTTGGTTATGGTTCGGAAGCATCTTTATGATGGTAGGTGGCTTCTTTGCTGCATCAGATAAGCGTTATCGTACGAAAAAGACAACGCAAACATCTAAGCTTGATGCAGAAAAAGCGAAATTGGCTACGGCCTAA
- a CDS encoding DsbE family thiol:disulfide interchange protein, translating into MKKLVLFIPLILVMGMGVFLYKGLFLNPQQLDSALEGKPIPVFQLERLEDSSEIITNETLKGKVSLLNVWATWCPSCKYEHPYLMRFARQNTLPIYGINYRDERALAVRELNRQGDPYTKNIFDHDGRLGLDLGVYGAPESFLVDHNGIIRFRYAGPIDQRVWNETLLPMIKELQAAAKQEGAS; encoded by the coding sequence ATGAAGAAGCTAGTATTATTTATTCCGCTGATCTTAGTGATGGGAATGGGGGTGTTCCTTTATAAGGGACTCTTCCTTAACCCACAGCAATTAGATTCGGCTCTAGAAGGGAAGCCTATTCCGGTTTTCCAGTTAGAGCGTTTGGAAGATAGTAGCGAGATAATCACAAACGAAACGTTGAAAGGTAAAGTGTCACTATTAAACGTATGGGCGACATGGTGCCCTTCGTGTAAATACGAGCATCCTTATCTAATGCGTTTCGCAAGACAAAATACCTTACCTATATATGGTATTAACTACCGTGATGAGCGAGCGTTAGCGGTTCGTGAGTTAAATAGGCAAGGTGATCCTTATACTAAGAACATTTTCGATCATGATGGGCGTCTCGGTCTGGATCTTGGTGTTTATGGTGCGCCGGAAAGCTTCTTAGTGGATCACAATGGGATTATCAGGTTCAGATATGCGGGCCCAATTGATCAACGAGTATGGAATGAGACATTGCTGCCAATGATTAAAGAGCTGCAAGCCGCTGCAAAACAGGAGGGAGCATCATGA